The Lycium barbarum isolate Lr01 chromosome 10, ASM1917538v2, whole genome shotgun sequence genome includes a region encoding these proteins:
- the LOC132613193 gene encoding uncharacterized protein LOC132613193 — MGEEATTITIDHHHPLYLQSSDVPGSTVSSELIPSIIYTKNAKKVWDEFKERFDRSNLIRIYHIWNDIVNLKQGNDTGTAYYSKMKKLWDELDVIVPLPLCCDESKHYTDHLKAQRLIQFLMGFNESYSNIRRNLLAKGNYVTVNEAYAVATQEESQKALGVVDTGHGEALTMLAGRNQGNRYRRESTQSRNFGPPCGDCDYKGHITKDCYRLVGYPANFKSKNKQGQSGDFKTYANSTTTDGHAGEPSSSQHQTGGLFTPQQYQEMLNKLDESGTEKCVSNMAVAYEWIVDSGASHHITPSKELLHALRNLSDQKGNQVQIPTEGKSHIESAGNAMILEGQKIQNVLHGIFNGKVMGIGRERDGLYILQESRHISAHAADSAVIPNKEGVLWHMRLGHPSGGEMKHIPSLKSKVESDIQDWCEQNETVERKHRRILEVARALRFQSGVPIIFWGDCVRTVVYLSNKLPILVLDGKSPYEKLFGKEPSIEHLRIFGCLCYPSQLPKGDKFDPRASKSVLVGYSETQKGYRLFDLSTKAIFISRDVTFKEYFFPFKKDFIPSIDDMFLLQHEKVAEVREPSSDGDTDNTSPIFHEEVVQAPSTYQDDIVPALDTNNIENDDSFEAGEMMNEEQSHTTQKEVEEEESIASILQQHEEVDAQMPILEEEHGRPARTVKPPIWHRDYVVTSQHNSHCAYPISDHISYSHLSIAYQTYLKCFSSTVKPRNFHEASKEKVWIEAMQKEIEALEDNNT, encoded by the exons ATGGGAGAAGAAGCCACGACAATCACCATTGATCATCATCATCCACTTTACTTGCAATCCTCAGATGTACCAG GAAGTACAGTTTCAAGTGAGTTGATACCAAGTATCATCTATACTAAAAATGCTAAGAAGGTATGGGATGAGTTTAAggagagatttgacagatctaatCTTATTAGGATCTATCATATATGGAATGATATagtgaatttgaagcaaggaaatgaCACAGGAACTGCCTACTATTCTAAGATGAAGAAACTCTGGGATGAATTGGATGTGATTGTGCCTTTGCCCTTATGCTGTGATGAATCCAAGCATTATACAGATCACCTTAAAGCTCAAAGGCTAATACAGTTTCTGATGGGATTCAATGAAAGTTATAGCAACATAAGGAGAAACTTGTTAGCAAAAGGAAATTATGTCACAGTAAATGAAGCTTATGCAGTAGCAACACAAGAAGAAAGTCAAAAAGCTTTAGGAGTGGTGGATACTGGTCATGGAGAGGCTTTAACTATGCTAGCAGGAAGGAATCAAGGAAATAGGTACAGAAGAGAATCAACACAATCAAGAAATTTTGGTCCACCTTGTGGAGATTGTGATTACAAAGGACACATAACCAAAGATTGTTATAGATTGGTTGGATATCCTGCAAACTTCAAAAGCAAAAATAAACAAGGACAATCTGGTGACTTCAAGACCTATGCAAACTCAACCACCACTGATGGACATGCAGGAGAGCCTAGCAGCTCACAACATCAAACTGGTGGTTTGTTCACTCCACAACAGTATCAGGAGATGCTGAACAAGTTGGATGAATCAGGAACTGAGAAGTGTGTGTCCAACATGGCAG TAGCATATGAATGGATAGTGGATTCAGGAGCATCACATCACATAACACCTTCTAAAGAACTATTGCATGCACTTAGAAACCTGTCTGACCAGAAAGGTAATCAAGTACAAATACCTACAGAAGGGAAATCTCACATAGAAAGTGCAGGAAATGCTATGATCTTAGAAGGACAAAAGATTCAAAATGTGTTACAT GGAATCTTCAATGGCAAGGTTATGGGGATTGGTAGAGAAAGAGATGGTCTGTACATATTGCAGGAGTCAAGACATATAAGTGCACATGCAGCTGATAGTGCAGTCATTCCCAATAAAGAAGGAGTCCTATGGCATATGAGGTTGGGACATCCTTCAGGAGGTGAAATGAAGCATATTCCATCATTGAAGTCTAAAGTAGAGTCTGATATTCAGGATTGGTGTGAA CAAAATGAAACAGTAGAAAGGAAACATAGGCGTATCTTAGAAGTTGCTAGAGCCTTAAGATTCCAAAGTGGAGTTCCAATAATTTTTTGGGGTGACTGTGTGAGGACTGTTGTATATCTAAGCAACAAACTTCCTATATTGGTCCTAGATGGGAAGAGTCCATATGAGAAGTTGTTTGGAAAGGAACCAAGCATTGAACATTTAAGAATATTTGGATGCCTGTGTTATCCAAGCCAGCTGCCAAAAGGAGACAAGTTTGATCCAAGGGCTAGTAAGTCTGTCCTAGTTGGTTATTCTGAGACTCAGAAGGGATATAGGCTATTTGATCTCAGCACTAAGGCAATCTTCATCAGTAGAGATGTGACTTTTAAGGAATACTTTTTCCCTTTTAAGAAAGACTTTATCCCCAGCATAGATGACATGTTCTTGCTCCAGCATGAAAAAGTTGCTGAAGTAAGGGAGCCTAGCTCTGATGGTGATACTGATAATACTTCTCCAATTTTTCATGAAGAGGTGGTACAAGCACCATCCACATATCAGGATGATATTGTGCCAGCTCTTGATACTAACAATATTGAAAATGATGATTCATTTGAGGCAGGAGAAATGATGAATGAAGAACAGTCTCATACAACACAAAAAGAGGTAGAGGAAGAAGAATCAATAGCATCCATACTGCAGCAACATGAAGAAGTTGATGCACAAATGCCAATATTGGAAGAAGAACATGGCAGACCTGCCAGAACTGTCAAACCACCCATCTGGCATAGAGACTATGTGGTAACATCTCAACATAACAGTCATTGTGCATATCCTATTTCTGACCATATATCATACTCACATCTATCAATAGCCTACCAGACATATTTGAAGTGTTTTTCTAGCACTGTTAAGCCCAGAAACTTTCATGAAGCCTCAAAGGAAAAGGTGTGGATAGAGGCAATGCAGAAAGAGATTGAAGCACTGGAGGATAACAACACTTAG